The segment AGCCTCCGCCAGCTGCTTCTCACCTGCTCTATCGAAGGTCGCTGTAGAGCATGCTGGAACGACAGAGTTTTCCGAGCTGGATGAGAGCCGGCGTTTTGATGAACTTCACGATTACTGAAGCGCTACAAGGTCAAGTCAGCTGCGAAAATACCGAAGGCTAATCGGGCCAACAAGGTTGGGCATCAAGCGACAATTCATTGCGTTTCGCGATGAGTGCCAGATCAAAGAAGGTTGCTATCGAGCTTTCGGACGTGGAAGCGAAGCCCTTCGGTGACTGGTTATCTACCCACATGGATCGTTTGTACGATGAGTACAAAGGGTCGAAATCGAAGATCAACGGAGACTGAACCAGCAAAAGAAAAAGGCCCCAATCGGTAACCGCGGAAGCCTCTCTCGTCATCTCTAGCAGGATCGAGAATCGCATTTCCCGGAATCACAGTCAAGAGTCTTGGCGCCGTTTTGGTGAGTGGATTTCTTTTGCCTTTTGAAAGGTGAGAGAAAATGCAGACGGGATGTGTAACGACGCCCTTTGGGCGGCGACCGATGACGCTTGCCTTGGTAAAAGGTCAACTCGGAGCGGCCGAACCGAACCCAGGCACACGTGTCGACAAATGGAAAGTCTTCAGGGATGTTTGCGAAGCGCGAGAACGGTTTGGTCTTCAAGACCGAGCGCTCGCTGTTCTCGATGCATTGCTAACGTTCTATCCTCACTCCCATCTGGAGAGTGAAAATGGCTTGTGGTATTCCCGTCGAACGCACAGCTTTCTGTTCGCGCACACGGCATTACGGAAAGCACACTCCGCCGGCAGCTTGGATGCCTGGTTGACGCTGGCCTCATCCAGCGCCGCGACAGCCCAAACGGTAAGAGGTACGCACATCGTAACGAGCCGGTGAGATAGAGCAGGCGTATGGGTTCGATTTGAGCGCTCTGCTCACGCGGGCCGCTGAGCTTGCCGAGCTCGCTCAAGATGTCGCTGCCGAACGGCTGCGTTTCCGTCGGGCCAAGGAAGCACTTACAATCTGCCGTCGCGATGTCCGCAAGCTGATCACGGCAGCTGTAGAGGAAGCAGCACCGGGAGACTGGGCAAGGTGGAGGAGATCTTTATAGGGGTAATTGGCCGCTTGCCACGCAACCCATCCGCGCCCAGGTGGAAGCGACACTTGATGAAATGCTGATTTTACGCGACGAAGTTATTAACCTGCTGGATGTGCAGGTAAAAACCGACAAAATGCACGGCAATGCCGGTCAAAATGCACGGCACATACAGAATTCAAATACCGAATCTATAAATGAATTTGATCCTAGCTCCGGAGAAGAGCAGGGCGATAACTTGGCGGAAAAGCCGATTGCACCGAGAGTGGCGCGCGAAAAGACGAGTCCTGGTATTGAGCGGACCAAGTCATTCCCGTTGGGATGGTCCTTCGAGCCTGCCACAGATTATCGACTACGCCCCGGCAGGTGGATCTCGCATTGGCGCGATCTCATGACGGCGGCGGCGGTCGTTCGGTCAACACTTGGCGTAAGCCCATCAGCCTACGAGGAGGCTTGTGGCATTATGGGCCCGAGAATGCTGCTATTGCGGTTGCGTGCATCCTGGAGCGTTTTAATCTGATCAACTCCCTGGCGGCTATCTGCGCGATCTGACTAAGCGATCAGAGCGTGGCGAGTTTTCGCTTGGGCCAATGCTGATGGCCTTGCTGAAGGCCAACTCTGGGAACGCTAGATTGGTAGGCTGACATCGCTCTTACGAGTCGAGAACTGGCCGTATATCCGGTCTTGTCAGCCGTTTTTTTTGGCGCTTTGCGAAGTAAAAACAGTGGGATATAGAGGGTGAGTGCCCTTTTTTGCGGATCATTTCAGCGCCTGCCTCGCAACACGATGATGCGATTTGAACGGAGTGGGACCTTGATCCGGGAAACTATGGATATCCAGTTGGAATATTTTCCAAATCTGGCTGATCGCATCGCACGCGTCCGAGACATGGCATTGGAGATTGAGCACCTTCCTGACAACACTCAGGCTCCGATTGGAAGTTCTCTTGCCGATGTTGAATGGTCCTCGCTTCCGGAAGAAGTTTCCTGAAGTTGAACTGCCGATTCCCAAACACTCCGGATCTAGGAGCCAAAAATGACCATGGATGATGACAAGTGGGCTCAAACGGCCGAAACAATCGAGACGGCAATCGAGAAGGCCGTGAGGCAGGGTCGACGTAGACGCGCGAAAAGGGAGCGTGAGGTGGCGAAATCCCGCGCCGACGCTGCCGGCTATGAGCCTGGTATCGTGACATTCATCGATATTCTCGGTTTTCGCGCAATGCTTGGCAGTCGACCGGCTAGTGAGATTCACGATATCATCCTCTCGTTGCGAGAATTCACGACACCCGAGGTTGAGCAATTTCGCCGCATGAAGGAAGTACGGCTCTCCAGCCGCGCATTTGCTGAGTCAATTTCCGACGCTGTTGTGCGCATTCGAGTTTTCGACACGCAGCATTCTGACGGGGCGTTTTTTCAAGAACTCCTTGGTCTGCTTCACATTCAGGTGCAGTGCATAAATCATGGGGTGCTCATCCGCGCTGGGTTGGCGATCGGAGATGTTCATGTTGGCCTAAACGGCAGTGGACCCGTATTTGGCCCGGCAATGGTGCGCGCCTATGAGATCGAGAGTGGAGAGGCGATATATCCGCGGATCGTTGTTGACGACGAAGCTTACGAGCAATTTCTCTCTGACGCTCGTCTGCGTCACGAGGATCATGATTTGGAGGAAGAGTCGGGGTATGTGAACGGCCTGCTGCGCACAGGAGAAGATGGGACACTCTTCATCGATTATCTTGGTGCAAGCGAGAGCGAGTTCGAAGTGTTCGAAGACTACCTTGCGCTTTTAGAGAGGCACGCGAATATTATTCGGCAAAACCTTACCGCCTCCCATAGAGCAGCCATCAGAAGGAAGTATCTCTGGCTTGCGCGGTACCATAACGACATCGTTTCGCTAGTCCGACTGCGATTTGGGAGCGGTGATCTTTCAGCGGAAAACTTCCTCGCCGTGACTGGAAAAGACGCAGCTGGGGTGCTCGACGGGCTCATCGTGAACTATTGATTTGTTCGGTTCGCGCTATGCCGGAATCGCCGACCGCGGCCGCGCCAAACCGAGTGGCTGATACTGGTCACTTCGCTGCACGACACACACATCGACCGATGGATCGAACCTGAGAAAGACATTCTAGTATGAAGTATGCGATCCTCCCCGCTTCTGTAGATTTGGTCGATGAGATCGAGGTCTGGCTTGATGCCGAAGAGGCTGTCTACGAGAGCGCGGTAGTGGCTTGGGACCAAGCGCCATTTGATGGACCTAAGCCAACGCGTGGCTTCAGATGCAACTGGGATCTCGTGAAAAGAAACTGGCATGACGGAAGCACGCCCCTCAACGTTCTCGTCGAGGACGGTAAGGCCGTCGGCTTTTTGTTCGGTACGGACATCCTGGAGATCCATCCCCAGCATCGGGGCGGGGCCTTGGGATACTGCTCTCGGATTATATGCTCCGTCGTGCTACCGAAGACGGATACTGCATTCTGGAAATCGAGATCGCGCCGCATACCGCTGAGCCATTCTGGCTGCGGCAAGGCTTCGTGCTGCTCGACGACGAGATTCATTTCCGACATGGCTTGCATGCCTTCAAGACCCTCCCGCGTGCTTTTTCCCTAGGCCCCGGACCGAGGGCCTCTGTAGCGATCATGTTTTATGACGAGAGAGCGGCGTATAACGAGGGCGAGCCCTTCAGCACGTTCGAGGGAAAGGGGGAGCGCCTGGCCGACGGATCTGTCCAGCTCCCGGAGCGGGTGCAAGGCTATTCACCGCTGCTCAGAGTGAACACTGACAATCATATCCGCATCATCGTGGACGGTAGCGAAATTTATTCCGGACGGTCCAAGTACGGGCAGGCCCACGGCACTAGACGTGACCCCGCCGGCCATCATTACATTGACCGCGTGTTGCCCGGTTAAGCCGGCACTCGCGCACCGGAGAGTTTCGGCGTCCGCGAAGCTCTTTCCTCAATGACTGCTGAGGATTGACGGTGGTCTTCAAAGAAGGCGAGCGGCGCGGCCACTTCGTCGGGCGGCGCTGTTATAGTAGTTCGAAGCCTGTTGAACTGATCTATGACGCGACTGCTCCATGGCCTCGGGGAGGGGAACGCCGCGATTGGCAGCTTCGGTGAGATAACCTGATCGTAAGCCGTGCGCTGAAAACTCCCCAGGCTCCAACCCGGCCATCGCCGCTCGCTGCTTGACGATCAGATTGATCGACTGCGGATCGAGCTCGCGGCGCGAGACAGTGCCCCAGCGCCCGATCCTTCGAAACACGCTCCCGCTCTCGATCTTTGCGTCGGTCATCCACGCTTGGAGCGCCTCGACCGGCCGCCCCGTCAGATAGACGACATCGTCCTGCTCGCCGCTCGTCGTTTTCGTCCGGCCGAGATGGATCCCGAGAGAGGGGAGGGGAGGGCCACCCGGAACTTCGATCGGAGCCTCCTCGGTCAGCTGCTCGACCCGCAGCCCTGCGATCTCGCTGCGCCGGCGGCCGCCGGAAGCAAACGCAACCATCAGGATGGCGCGGTCGCGCAGATCCCGCAGGTTTTCGGTGGCGCAGGTCGCTAGGAGCTTTGCCAGGACATCCCCTGTGACAGCCTTGGCACTTTTGCGGCTTCGTTTCCGCGGCACGGCACGCACGGCCAGCCGGATCGCTGATTTCAGGGGAGGGGAGGCGAAGGCACCGTCGAGGCCGCGCCATTTTGTCAGGGTCGACCAGTTCGCCAGCCGCCGGCGCACCGTCGACGGCGCATGCGGTCCGGTCGATTTGAGAAATCCCTGGCTCCGTAAATTCTCGTCGACATCGGCGGGCATGCCATGATCGGGATCGCTGGCCCGCTTTTGCGGATCCCACAAATGCTGCGCGACGAATTTGAGCAGCAGCTGTGGCTTTTAGCTCCCGATTTCAATTGAAGCGCTAAACGAAAAACTCTGCCTTCAGTTTTGAGCTTGCGGTTTCAACAAAGAGCAGGGAAGGGGCGTCTATCCGGTTGATATCACTAGTGATGCGCCCGTGATTTACCAACGAGGATCCGGCCATTCCGCATTTTCCCACGCAGCGAATTCTCCTGGAGAGATCAGGTTCTTTTCGCCGTTCTTCAATCGGATATCGTAGAGGCGGTCATACATCGGATCGAAACTCGAAAGGAGCTGCGCAAAGCCAGCCTTCCGTTGCGCTTTCGTCCATGAGGAAAAGATTGCCCCTCGACTGTCGATCATTTCGAACACTTCAGGCTGTGCCGGATCAAGGCGCTGCCAGAGATCGATGATATGCCCCGCCTGCGCACCAAAATCCTCGCGCAACGCATCTTCGATGACGGCCTCCAATGCGTAGGCTATGGTTTGGGTCTTGGCAGTATGATTGAGGAACGCGAGAGATTGCCTCAGCAGCCTTTGCTGCAACATAAGGACGGGCCAAAGGATCTGGACACCATATCGGACGCCGATTTCTTCAATATGTTTTGGCGGCTGAATAACCTCGCGCTGCCGCTCATATGCTTTGCGCACATCGTAGGCCAACCCAAGGAACGAGCCTTCCTTGTCTTTCACAATCGGCGAGCGCTCATTCACGTCATGGACGACTTCATGCAGCCAGGTCAGGGACGTGTAGTCCCCGACGAGCAGGATCCCGGCGTGATTTTTGAGCAAGCTGTGGGAGAGCACCGGGACCAATCCTTTCAATCGACAAACAAGAACCCGATCAGTCCACCCATGGGTCGATGATGTCTATTCCAAAGCCTTCGAAATCCTTGGTGTTGCGCGTCGCAAGCGTCAGCTGATAGGCGACGGCCGTAGCGGCAATCAGACCGTCCATTGATGCGAGTCCCCGACCACTTCGCTTGGCAAGTGCCATGAGATCGCCCCAGGCCAAGGCGACAGGCCCTTCCACCGGCAAAATCCTGCTTTCGAAGCGTTGAGGCAGATCATGCGCGAGCCATTCGTCCAGGGCATCGCGCTTTCGCCCGCTATCCATCAACGCCACGCCGCGGCGGATTTCGGCAATCGACACGATGCTGATAAACGTGCGGTCCTCGTCCAGACCGTGGAGCCACTTCAAAACGTCTTCATTGGGGCGAGGTTTCGTAACTTCTGAAAGAACATTCGTATCTAGGAGCAGTCTCATAGCGACAAGTCACGTGGCTCATCGTGTTGCCGCTCAATATCCAGATCGGCACCACGCAGAGGTGATGCCAACAGAAACTCCGCGAGTGATCCCCTGCGCGCAGTCTTCTTCTGCCACTCTTCTGCAGAAACGACCACCACGCTCGGCTTTCCATTGCGGGTAATCGTCTGGGGTGCCAACTGCGCTCGCTCCATGACTTCCGAAAGCTTTGCCTTCGCGCCAGCGACCGTCCAGCTCATATCATCGTGTGTTGATGCTTGCATCGTCTCACCTATAACCAAAATGACTATAGTGACTATAATGCATGAGAGGTGTCTCTGCAAGCGCGTGGTCGGACGATGTAGGGGAGGGGGCCATTAAAGCCCTGACGCCTTGGTCAGATTTACTCGAAAGCGGTCGCGTCGACGTTGGTATCTACGGGTCATCTCAGCGGAAACATGGCCCAGCTGTTTCTGGACGTAGCGTTCGTCGACTTCGGCAGAAGAAGCGAGGCCAGCACGAAGGGAGTGACCGGAAAACTTAAACGCACGCTCGATCTCGCTAAGGTCACCGCGAACGCCTGCGGCCATGGCAGTCCGTTTCACGAGGCGAGCGACCTCCTTGTCGTTCAGCCGCACCGACCCGACAGCTTTGCCTTGTCCCGTCACGCGACGGAAGAGGGGCCGTGAGCCAGCTTGGCGAACTTGATCCAGGTCTCGACTGCGGCGACCGGACAGGTCGCATCTGCCGAGCCGCGACCGACCTCGACCTCTCGCCATCCGGTTTTACCGCGCAGGGTAATAAGCATGCCCTTGTCGAGGATCTCGATCCAACCGCGACCGTCCTCAGTTTGGTCGGCCTTCAGGTCGAGGCCGACGATCTCGGAGCGCCGAAGACCTCCCGCAAAGCCTATGAGCAACATGGCCCGATCCCGCAGGCCACGTAGAGACCCGCGATCAAGCGTCTCGACCATGGCGATGATGTCTTCAGCCATCACCGCTTCCTTCTGGACCGGTGGCTTGGCGTGGCTGTTGCGTATGCCGGCCATCACGGTGGCGATATGCCGGTCCTTGCGATCGAGTGAGAGGCCGCGCTGGGCATAGTTCCAGGAGAGCGAGGAGAGGCGGCGTTCGATGGTCGAGACTGAGTTCGCTTTTGCACCCCGTTCAGCCGTGCCGGAAGCGCAGGCTGTGATGTAAAGTCCGACGGTTTGTGGATGCGGTGGCAGAGGGGCCAGGTTGGAGCGCCGGCACCACGCCGAAAAATGCTTCCAGTCGGCCGCGTAAGCCTTGCGCGTGTTGGCGGAACTGGCCGCCTCGACATAACCCCGGGCGCGATCGGCGAGGCTGGCAAGATGCGCTGGCGTCTGATCCTGATCAGCAGGGGAGGGGAGGGCGCTGTCGCCCGACACCTCCGGCACGGAAACATCATGCCCGGTCGCCGTGCTGAGAGACGGCGCTGAGGTCTCCTCGACGTGATTTTTGGTGTTTTGCTCGATGATTTGGGCCATTTCTCTATAATGAACATAATGTCCGATAATGCAAGATTATCGGACATTTTATATTCCTGACATGTCGTGCGGTTTGGATCGATATATATAGCCTAAACTGCGCATCTGATCTATACTGCGAAGCATGAACTCGATCACCAAAGTGCAAATTCCATCAGTGACATGGTCGGCGAACATGCCGGGCTGGACGTTGGCATATGGCCGTGACATCGACGAAATTGATGCCGCCTTCGCCGCCGGTATCGGCTTGAAATCCCTCGATGATGTGATCCGCGCCGATCCTCCTTGGCTCGGCTGCTGGCGCGACCGCCTAGCCCTGAAATCAGCCGCTGTCGCGGCCCGCATGCTCGATAGGAATGAAGAAGAGAATGCGCTGCGCGACGCCGTTTTGCTGACTCCCGCGAATGGAGACCCGGGACCGGCCGGAAAGCTGTTTTTAGCCACACGAATGCTGGCACGTCGAACAGCGATGCCCGGTACTGCGTTTGTAAGGGAATTGGTCGAGCTTCTGTCTATCCGATGGGACACGGAGCTCTCCTCGATCGCGGATCTCGCCGATGTGGCAATCCAGTCCGGGCGCGCGGCCCCCATTGCGATTGCTGATCTGGTATCCGCGATCATGGCGCTTCGTCCGGACGCGGAGGTCCTGGCTCTGGCTTTGGCAGACATCGTACTGGCCCAGAAGCTGAGATGGGCGCGACCCGTGCCGCTTCTGCTACCTGTACGGTTCGGGTCTGCATTCCGCACGATCGGCGGAAGAGGTCGAGTGCGGCCAGGTGAGCCAGCTTATCCGAAAGCAATTTGTCTGGCGCTGGTCAGCAGTGTCGAGGCGGCGCTTCAATCTGCCGCCGACATTGATCGCCGTGCCGCTCGGTTAATGGCAGCAGTGCCAAAGGTGAGGACCAAGGGGGCGATACGGTTATCCAAAAGCTCCTCAATGAAGACGCGGTTCCGGCCTCGGCGCCGGGGTGCAATCTGTCACGCTGGGCAGCCACTCGACTGTTTGAGCGGCTGGAGAGTTTCGAAGCGGTGCGG is part of the Rhizobium oryzihabitans genome and harbors:
- a CDS encoding DUF6904 family protein, with product MLSHSLLKNHAGILLVGDYTSLTWLHEVVHDVNERSPIVKDKEGSFLGLAYDVRKAYERQREVIQPPKHIEEIGVRYGVQILWPVLMLQQRLLRQSLAFLNHTAKTQTIAYALEAVIEDALREDFGAQAGHIIDLWQRLDPAQPEVFEMIDSRGAIFSSWTKAQRKAGFAQLLSSFDPMYDRLYDIRLKNGEKNLISPGEFAAWENAEWPDPRW
- a CDS encoding type II toxin-antitoxin system Phd/YefM family antitoxin; its protein translation is MQASTHDDMSWTVAGAKAKLSEVMERAQLAPQTITRNGKPSVVVVSAEEWQKKTARRGSLAEFLLASPLRGADLDIERQHDEPRDLSL
- a CDS encoding type II toxin-antitoxin system VapC family toxin, with translation MRLLLDTNVLSEVTKPRPNEDVLKWLHGLDEDRTFISIVSIAEIRRGVALMDSGRKRDALDEWLAHDLPQRFESRILPVEGPVALAWGDLMALAKRSGRGLASMDGLIAATAVAYQLTLATRNTKDFEGFGIDIIDPWVD